The Malus sylvestris chromosome 12, drMalSylv7.2, whole genome shotgun sequence genome contains a region encoding:
- the LOC126592038 gene encoding uncharacterized protein LOC126592038 isoform X2: MDNENILNATQEPKGRRRKWEAFEEEVLLGVLEDFVARKQRCDTGAFKQGTLVEIAKAVNVLCPHSNIKANPHIESKLKKWKKTYSMVVDMINTSGFAWNDVKKCVEVDSDDAWQTYVQRNKEADGWRSKPFPLFDRFAYIFGKDRATGNVAETPAQMVEEQSHDHVGESDIGGDNFVSSMNQQSQQSTPSENSQRKRKRAVGSSSDGTEAIISGLKDFYVESGKRMQMVTEALVQGTADHTDIANELEAMGLSPMDQIDALSLILDKPKNVGVFRAIKPELKKVFVQRLLRDNASG, encoded by the exons atggataacgaaaatattttgaatgctactcaagagccaaaaggaagaaggcgtaaatgggaagcatttgaggaagaagtattactaggagttcttgaggattttgttgctcggaagcaacggtgtgacaccggtgctttcaaacaaggtactttggttgaaatagcaaaagctgtcaatgttttatgtcctcattcaaatataaaggcaaatccacatattgagtccaagttgaagaaatggaaaaaaacatatagtatggtcgttgacatgataaacacaagtggatttgcatggaatgatgtcaaaaagtgcgttgaagttgacagtgatgacgcatggcaaacttatgtgcag agaaataaagaagccgatggatggagaagcaaaccttttccactgtttgatagatttgcatatatatttggaaaagatcgggctacgggtaatgtagccgaaacccctgctcaaatggtggaggaacaaagtcatgatcatgttggtgaaagtgatattggaggtgataattttgtttcttcaatgaaccaacaaagccaacaaagcaccccatctgaaaatagccaaagaaagaggaaaagagctgtgggaagttcaagtgatggaaccgaggcaattatcagtggactgaaagatttttatgttgaaagtgggaagaggatgcaaatggtaactgaagctttagttcaaggtactgcagatcatactgacatagctaatgaacttgaagcaatgggtctctctcctatggatcaaattgatgcattgtctcttattttggataaaccaaaaaatgtgggagtgttcagggcaatcaaaccggaactcaagaaagtgttcgtccaaagACTTTTAAGAGACAACGCAAGCGGATga
- the LOC126592038 gene encoding protein ANTAGONIST OF LIKE HETEROCHROMATIN PROTEIN 1-like isoform X1, whose protein sequence is MDRRKLLLILLLEMSYLETICICTILVVMMLRGKQRHVERPTLTNRSLIRREISLCYLNGIIGNTDTECVNELRMDRRTFGILCDLLRQDGRVKTDGLVSVEEQVCMTLQILAHHTKNRSVGGRFYRSGETISRYFNSVLQGILRLQGFLLKVPQPVPIDSTDARWRCFKNCLGALDGTHIDVHVPEIDKPRYRTRKGRVATNVLGVCSGDMQFIYVFPGWEGSASDSRVLHDAISRPNGFKVPAGCYYLVDGGYTNGEGFLAPYRGIPYHLSEWEGRTPSNKEEYFNMKHSKARNVIERCFGLLKGRWSILRSPSFYPIRTQGRIITACCLLHNLIRQEMSVDPMENLPIIEDGQNTEEGEYVGSVQSSDQWTAMRNDMAEEMYNEWRAIRNQQPN, encoded by the exons atggatcgaaggaagcttttattgatcttattgttagagatgtcttatttggaaacaatttgtatttgtacgattcttgtggtgatgatgctacgtggcaaacagagacatgttgaacgacccacattgactaaccgttcacttattagacgagagattagtttgtgttatctgaatggtataatagggaatactgatactgaatgtgttaacgaattgagaatggatagaaggacttttggcatattatgcgacttacttcgtcaagatgggagggtaaaaactgatggtttggtgtctgtagaggaacaggtgtgtatgactttacaaatattagcacatcatactaagaatcgtagtgttggcggtagattttataggtcgggagagactataagtaggtatttcaatagcgtattgcaaggaattttgcgattacaaggtttcctactaaaagtcccacagcctgtgcctattgattctacagatgctaggtggcgatgttttaag aattgcttgggagcattggatggaacacacattgatgtgcatgtacctgaaattgacaaaccaagataccgaacaagaaagggtcgagtcgcaactaatgtgttaggtgtgtgttcaggagatatgcagttcatatatgtgtttccggggtgggagggttccgcatcagactctagagtgctacatgatgcaattagtaggcctaatggttttaaggtaccagcgg gttgttattaccttgtagatggtggttatacaaatggtgaaggattccttgcaccctatagaggaataccttatcatttatctgaatgggagggacgaacaccttctaataaggaagaatattttaacatgaagcattctaaggcaaggaatgtaattgaacgctgttttggcttgctaaaaggaaggtggtcgatactaaggagtccatctttctatccgataaggacacaaggtcgaataattaccgcttgttgcctactacacaatcttattaggcaagagatgtcagtagatccaatggagaatttgccaataatagaagatggacaaaatacagaagaaggtgaatatgttggtagtgTTCAATCATCGGACCAGTGGACTGCAATGAGGAATGATATGGCTGAGGAAATGTATAAtgagtggagagcaattaggaaccagcaaccgaactag